CAGGACTTGCGCGGCCTCGGCCGGGCGGCGCAAACGGCGAAGGATATGCGCGCGCACGCGAATGCCGTCGTAGTACCGGTCGTGATCCTGCGGGATGCGCGCCAGGGTTTCGAGGGCGCCGTGGAGATCGGACAGACGCATCCGCGACATGCCGAGCAGGTAGCGCGCCTCGCCGTTTTGCGGCTCCGCGGAGAGGATGAGCTTGAATTCCTCGGAGGCTTCCTCGAAGCGCCCGCGCTGATAAAGGATGAGCCCGCGCGTGATCTGCACGCCGACCTCGTCCTCGTACTGGAACAGGCGCAGTTTTTCGTTCTCGCGTTCGGCCTCGTCCAGGCGTTGGTCGCGAAGGTGCATGCGAACAAGGTGCGAGCGCACGTTGGAGTTGTCGGGTTCGAGTTCGAGCGCGCGCTCGTAGGCCGCGATGGCCTCCTCGTCCTCGCCCACGAGTTCGGCGCAAAGGCCAAGGGCGATGTACGCGCGCGCGAATCGCGGTTCCGCCTCGATCGACTTTTTCGCGTGCGGCACGGCGGTCGCGCAGTCGTTTTCGGCAAGCGCCATGCGCGCCAGTTCGAAGTGTCCCTCGGCGGATTCCGGATGCCGGCGGACGTGTTCGGTCAGGAGCCGGTGCGCCTTGCGCTCATCCTTCTTGAGCATGTACAGCCGCGCCAGAAGGATCGGGATTTCCGGCTCGTCCGGCAGGCGCTTGAGCGTCTGCTCGTAGACCTCGATCGCGTCGTCGATGTTGCCCATGACGGAGTGGATCCCCGCCAGAAGCGCCGCGTTCTCGACATCGCCCGGCGCCAATTCGTACGCGCGGCGGCCGTACTTGAGCGCCTGATCCAGGTCGCCCGTCTGCACCGCGATGCGCGCGAGCAGCCGCTCGATATCGGCGTTGTCCTCGATCCTCGCCATCGCATCGAGCGCCTGGCGGGCGCCCTCGATGTCGCCGGAAATGCGCGCGTTTTCCGCCACGATCGCGAGGTAATACAGGTTCGACTTGTCGTCGATCTTCTTGCCGGCCTCGATTTCCGCGGCCTGTGCGCGCAATTCGCCGGTGACCGGGCGCCCGCGCGCCGCGCAAGCGGAAACGAAGACCGCCGCGACCAGGGCGGCGGCGACGGCAGGAAATCGTATATATGGGTTCACGGAAACGAGGATCTCCCGGGGGCGGGCCGCGAAACGTTTTTCCGGCCCGAAACGCGCGACCGTTGCCTGCGCGCGCACGCCTTCCTACCATGCTCCCGAAGTTGGGGAAAGATCATGGACTTTCGCCTGGATACGCCGGCCGTTCGATTCGGCCTTTTCACCGTCGCGGTGTTGGCGCTGGCGGTTTTCGCGGGCGCCGCGCGACGGCCCTTGGCGCACGCGGACGACGCGATGGAGGTCAACCGCGGCCTGCCGGAGGCGGCGATCGTCGTCGGCACGAAACGGCTGACGGTGGAGATCGCCGCCACGCCCGACGCGCGCCGCATCGGCCTCATGAACCGCGATACGCTGCCGCCCGATCGCGGCATGCTGTTCGTGTTTCCCAAGGCGCGACCGGTGCGTTTCTGGATGAAAAACACGCGCATCCCGCTTTCCGCCGCGTTCTGCGACGCGACCGGGCGCGTATTGATGATCGCCGACATGACCCCGCTGTCGCTTTCGCATTGGGGGCCGGAAAAAGACGCCGTGACCTATGTGCTCGAGGTGAACCGGGGCTATTTCCGCGAAGCGGGCGTCGGCGAAGGCGACGTTTTGCCCTTGGCCGCGATGGTCGGAAACGCCGGCGCGAGCTGAGCCCGGCTACGGCGCGGGCGGCAAAAGATTTTCGTCCACGAGGCTCAGATAAACGGCGCTGGCCATGCGCATGTAACCTTCGCTGTTGGGGTGAAGGTCGGGCGCAAGGAAGTGTTCGACGTCCCCTCGGCTCGGCAGGTTGAAGTCGTAGTTTCGGACAAACGGCACGCCCATGTCCCGGGAGACCGACGTCATCGCGCGATGGACATAGAGGCTGCGGTGCCAGTAGCCGACGATGACCGGCCGGGCGCCCTGTTCGCGCGCAAGGTTCACCATCGCGCGCAGATCGTCTTTCAGCCAGTCCGCGAGAATCCCCTGGTCGCCCCCGCACAGGACGCAGTCGAGCGTCGTGATGTCCTCCACGCCGTCGCGAAGGAGCTGCCTGATTCGCGTGCGCGCGATCCAGCTCAATTTGTAAGCGCGGCTGTGGGAAAGCAGGTGCGCGAGTTTCGCGCGATCGGGTGCGCGGGCGATGTCGCCGTCGAGAATCGTCGCGTCGGAGAGGTTCTGCTCGTTGTTGCCGCCGCCGCCAACGAGCACCAGGTCCGTAGGCCAACGGGCGAGAAAATAGTCCTTCAGCGCGTTCAGCGCCTGCGAGGAATTGTAGCCGGGGCGCCCAACGTTGATCACGGACGTCCGCAGATCCGGCCGCTCCTGATGGATCAGCCTGGCCAGATGTTCCGGGTAGCTTTTTCCCGGCGGCGCGCCGATGCCGAAGGTGTGCGAATCGCCGGTCGCCACGATGCGAAAATTCGCGTCCGCGAAATTGATGCGCCCGACCGGCGGGCGGGTAAATCGCGCGTTCGCCTCGGTGCGCAGACGCGCCGACCACAACGCCATGCCGATCTCGATGGCAAGCCAGGCGAGCGGTATTGCGATCACCACCTGCGCGACGGCGAGGAAGACAAGCGTCTTGTACCAGGGGCGCCGGCGCCGGGAAAGGCGAATGCCGGGCGATCTCACGGCGCCGGCTCCGGGGGTCGCGGCGGCAACAAACCTTCGTCGAGCAAGGTCAGATACACCGCGTTGGCGATTCGCTCGTATCCCTCGGCGTTCGGGTGATTGTCGGGCACGAGAAAATCCTTCTCCTTGTGCCGGGCGGCGAGATTGAAGTGTTCGTTTATGACATACGGGGTGCCCGTCTCCCGGGACACGGTCGACATCGCTTCGTGGATGAATTTGCGGTGCATCCAGTACCCGACGAGCACCGGTTTGGCGCCTTTTGATCGCGCGATCCGGACCATCTCGCGAAAATCCGCGGCGAGCCACTCGATGAGCATCGGCTCGTCTTTCTTGCACAGAACGCATCCCACCCAGTCCGTGTCATCCACGCCGTCGCCAAGCAATTGCTCGATGCGCGCGGTGGTAATGCGCGACAGCTTGTAAGCGCGGCTGTGTTCGAGCAGGTGCGCCAGTTGAACGGGAACCGGCGCCCTGGCGATGTCCGCCCGCAGAAACGTTGCTTCCTCCAGGTTGTGACCGTTATTCGTGCCCGCGGACAACAGCGCGACGTCCGCGCGGCGCCCGGTCAAAAAGTAGTCCGTCAACGAGCGCAGAGCCTGCGACGAGTTGTAGCCGGGAAACGCGACATTGATGACCGCCGGGCGGAGGTCCGGGCGTTTGTGGTGGATCAAACGCGCGAGCTGCGCGGGGTAGCTTCCGGTTGTCCCCGCGCCGATGCCGAAGGTGTGCGAATCGCCCGTCGCGACAATGTGCAGATTCGCATCGGAAAAATTGATCTTTCCGTCTGGCACGTTCGTGAATCGAATCGCCGTCTGTCCGCGCAACCGCGCGGACCAAATCGACATTCCGATCTCCGTGACAATCGCCGTGGCGAGAAGCAGCAGAATCTGGGCCGCGAGAAAAAAGCCCAGCGTCTTATACCAGGGACGGCGCTTCATCCGGCGGAGCGTGGACGGTCGGTTCATTTTGTTAGACTCATAACATTTCGCGCACCGCCGGCGGAACAAGCTCGCGCCAAACCGGCGCGCCGAGGCCAACACTTTGTTGACATGCGGCCGCGAAGGGATCATAGATCAAAACCGCAACAAAATCCGGCGGCTCGCGCCGCGAACGCCGGGACGCGACGACGCGATGGCCGTGATCGTCGCCGGTGGTTGTCCGCACCGCAAACCTGAATTGAATGGTCCTTCCCAGATACAGCGCCTCCGACGCTCACCGGTTCGCCGCGACATCGTTTTGCGAGCGCTGCCGGCTTCATCATCAACAACGGATTCGTAAATATGCCTGAAACCACCGCCATCAGCCGGAATCCCGCGCGCCCGGTCGAAGAGGTTCCTTCGGTCGTCATCCGCCTTGCGGGCGACTCCGGCGACGGGATGCAACTCACCGGGACGCAGTTCACGGCGACGAGCTTCGCGGTCGGCAATGACCTCTCCACGCTTCCGGATTATCCGGCGGAAATCCGCGCGCCCGCGGGCACGCTTGCCGGCGTCTCGGGATTCCAGCTCCAGTTCTCGTCGGAGCCCGTCCACACGCCCGGCGATACGCCGGACATTCTCGTGGCGATGAACGCCGCGGCGCTGAAGGCGAATATCGACGATCTCGTGATGGGCGGCATCATCATCGCGAACACCTCCGGATTTGGGTCCGACAATTTACGCAAGGCGGGATACGAGTCGAATCCGCTCGAGGACGGATCGCTCTCGTCGCACCGCGTTCACTCGCTCGACATCACGCGCCTGACGCAGGAGACACTGGCCGAATCGCCCCTGTCGAACAAGGAAAAAGGCCGCTGCAAGAACTTTTTCGCGCTCGGTCTCCTGTATTGGCTTTACAACCGGCCGCTCGACAACACGCGCGCGTGGATCACCAAAAAATTCGCCGCGAGCCCCGACATCGTTGCCGCGAACCTGAAGGTGCTGAAGGCGGGGTACAACTTCGGCGAGATGACGGAGATCTTCTCGACGAGCTACCGCGTCAGGCGCGCGTCGCTCGATCCGGGAACCTACCGGCACGTGACCGGCAACTCGGCGACCGCGATGGGCCTCGTGACGGCCGCCAGGCTCGCGGGGACGCCGCTGTTTTTCGGCAGCTATCCCATCACGCCGGCTTCCGAGATTCTCCACGAGCTTTCGCACTACACGCACTACGACGTATCGACGTTCCAGGCCGAGGATGAGATCGCCGCGGTTTGCTCGGCGATCGGCGCGTCCTACGGTGGAACACTGGCGGCGACCGCGTCGAGCGGCCCGGGCATCGACCTGAAGGCCGAGGCGCTTGGCCTGGCCGTCGTCGCGGAGCTTCCGCTCATTGTCATCAACGTTCAGCGGGCGGGTCCGTCGACCGGCATGCCGACCAAGCCGGAACAGTCCGACCTGCTTCTGGCGATGTTCGGGCGGCACGGAGAGTGCCCGATGCCGATCCTCGCGCCGGCGACGCCCGCGGATTGCTTCGACGTGATGATCGAGGCGGCGCGTATCGCGGTGACGCACATGACGCCCGTGATGGTGTTGTCCGACGGCTTCGTCGCCAACAGCTCGGAGCCCTGGCTTCTGCCGGATCTCGACGCCCTGCCGCGGTTTGCCGTGCGCAAGCCGGATGGCGCGAACGGCGTGGCGCACTTCGATCGCGACCTCGCGACGCTGGGCCGGCCGTGGGTGGTGCCCGGCACGCCGGGAATGACCTATCGCATCGGCGGGCTCGAGAA
Above is a genomic segment from bacterium containing:
- a CDS encoding DUF192 domain-containing protein; this translates as MDFRLDTPAVRFGLFTVAVLALAVFAGAARRPLAHADDAMEVNRGLPEAAIVVGTKRLTVEIAATPDARRIGLMNRDTLPPDRGMLFVFPKARPVRFWMKNTRIPLSAAFCDATGRVLMIADMTPLSLSHWGPEKDAVTYVLEVNRGYFREAGVGEGDVLPLAAMVGNAGAS
- a CDS encoding tetratricopeptide repeat protein; the encoded protein is MNPYIRFPAVAAALVAAVFVSACAARGRPVTGELRAQAAEIEAGKKIDDKSNLYYLAIVAENARISGDIEGARQALDAMARIEDNADIERLLARIAVQTGDLDQALKYGRRAYELAPGDVENAALLAGIHSVMGNIDDAIEVYEQTLKRLPDEPEIPILLARLYMLKKDERKAHRLLTEHVRRHPESAEGHFELARMALAENDCATAVPHAKKSIEAEPRFARAYIALGLCAELVGEDEEAIAAYERALELEPDNSNVRSHLVRMHLRDQRLDEAERENEKLRLFQYEDEVGVQITRGLILYQRGRFEEASEEFKLILSAEPQNGEARYLLGMSRMRLSDLHGALETLARIPQDHDRYYDGIRVRAHILRRLRRPAEAAQVLRQALQMNPEDAATMSELAFVLADMGEVDRAIELMNEAVKIAPDRGRMMYSYANLLERVGRWREGVELMETVLEQDPDDADAMNYIGYTLVEHDTDIERAEILLRRAIEMRPNDGPIIDSYGWLLYKQGKYQEAQTWLARAHELLPDEPVIAEHLGDCYVALNLPDKAREVYREALERNPEPDQQRRLEQKLQGLE
- a CDS encoding 2-oxoacid:acceptor oxidoreductase subunit alpha; translation: MPETTAISRNPARPVEEVPSVVIRLAGDSGDGMQLTGTQFTATSFAVGNDLSTLPDYPAEIRAPAGTLAGVSGFQLQFSSEPVHTPGDTPDILVAMNAAALKANIDDLVMGGIIIANTSGFGSDNLRKAGYESNPLEDGSLSSHRVHSLDITRLTQETLAESPLSNKEKGRCKNFFALGLLYWLYNRPLDNTRAWITKKFAASPDIVAANLKVLKAGYNFGEMTEIFSTSYRVRRASLDPGTYRHVTGNSATAMGLVTAARLAGTPLFFGSYPITPASEILHELSHYTHYDVSTFQAEDEIAAVCSAIGASYGGTLAATASSGPGIDLKAEALGLAVVAELPLIVINVQRAGPSTGMPTKPEQSDLLLAMFGRHGECPMPILAPATPADCFDVMIEAARIAVTHMTPVMVLSDGFVANSSEPWLLPDLDALPRFAVRKPDGANGVAHFDRDLATLGRPWVVPGTPGMTYRIGGLEKDLHTGNVSYDPENHEAMMRMRADKMDAVANGVPDLEVTGPDSGDLLVIGWGSTAGGIRTMRERLARQGVSVATAHLRHLNPLPKNLGEVVRRYRTVLIPELNSGQLLMLLRAKYEGNFAGFPKVQGRPFRVVELVERALAIVKETN